Proteins found in one Tsukamurella paurometabola DSM 20162 genomic segment:
- a CDS encoding DUF3068 domain-containing protein: protein MAEGRSRLARVIGPILIFLGVLLITSAIAGPAYVAGKLKTIPLDLDVTTVAQSVKPADSQADAEFPAKSLDLCSIGKQRAVVNEVSVKTQTRTLVQSPSDKSTMTVQSGSSMVIPSIKTKGEPRHPELTNANKGERPCDDGLVQAWVDRVSLDRETGAPTGKTSETVYSPGESAPAVKVADRKGLQYRFPADTSKENGKYSFYDLITRKNVALDFVEEKEVSGTNTLRLRGSQDWVDMSTVRDGNDPTLGTVLTMPAGWWGIGGVDPKDDITLNRWAKTDVELWVDPKTGIIVDQSLHYTQQFRLPAQVVPNTPKPVRDFKMDVFDAQQRWVDDTVRSQAEAAKSEQNKLAVAKTVVPIAGGVLGLIALGLGGFALFQGRTAPGGNGGGRRSDDGAAPTLPLDDDATAAAPTDDEPVTEAFNAQPKPDESQTEAIDLRNRDQH from the coding sequence ATGGCGGAAGGCCGCAGCCGGCTCGCACGCGTTATCGGTCCGATCCTGATCTTCCTGGGCGTGCTGCTGATCACCTCCGCGATCGCGGGACCGGCGTACGTGGCCGGCAAGCTGAAGACGATCCCGCTCGATCTGGACGTCACCACCGTTGCCCAGTCGGTCAAGCCCGCTGATTCGCAGGCCGACGCCGAGTTCCCGGCGAAGTCGCTGGACCTGTGCTCGATCGGCAAGCAGCGCGCCGTGGTCAACGAGGTCTCGGTGAAGACGCAGACTCGCACCCTGGTGCAGTCCCCGTCGGACAAGTCGACGATGACCGTGCAGTCGGGCAGCTCGATGGTGATTCCGTCGATCAAGACCAAGGGCGAGCCGCGTCATCCGGAGCTGACGAACGCGAACAAGGGCGAGCGCCCGTGCGACGACGGCCTGGTGCAGGCGTGGGTCGACCGCGTCTCGCTGGACCGCGAGACCGGCGCCCCCACCGGGAAGACCTCGGAGACCGTGTACAGCCCGGGTGAGAGCGCCCCGGCCGTCAAGGTGGCCGACCGCAAGGGCCTGCAGTACCGCTTCCCGGCGGACACCTCGAAGGAGAACGGCAAGTACTCCTTCTACGACCTGATCACCCGCAAGAACGTCGCGCTCGACTTCGTCGAGGAGAAGGAGGTCAGCGGGACCAACACGCTGCGCCTACGCGGCTCGCAGGACTGGGTGGACATGTCGACCGTCCGGGACGGCAACGATCCGACACTCGGCACCGTGCTCACCATGCCCGCCGGTTGGTGGGGTATCGGCGGCGTCGATCCCAAGGACGACATCACCCTCAATCGCTGGGCGAAGACCGACGTCGAGCTGTGGGTGGACCCGAAGACCGGCATCATCGTCGATCAGTCGCTGCACTACACGCAGCAGTTCCGGCTCCCGGCACAGGTGGTCCCGAACACCCCGAAGCCGGTCCGCGACTTCAAGATGGACGTCTTCGATGCGCAGCAGCGCTGGGTCGACGACACCGTGCGGTCGCAGGCCGAGGCCGCGAAGTCGGAGCAGAATAAGCTCGCCGTCGCGAAGACCGTGGTGCCGATCGCCGGTGGCGTACTGGGCCTGATCGCCCTGGGCCTGGGCGGCTTCGCGCTGTTCCAGGGCCGTACCGCACCGGGTGGCAACGGCGGCGGTCGCCGGTCCGACGACGGCGCAGCCCCCACGCTGCCGCTGGACGACGATGCGACGGCCGCGGCGCCGACCGACGACGAGCCGGTGACGGAGGCGTTCAACGCCCAGCCGAAGCCGGACGAGTCGCAGACCGAGGCGATCGATCTGAGGAATCGCGACCAGCACTGA